TAACCCATCCCTTGCGCAGCGCGGGAGCCGGCGCTAGGGTAGCCCCGCTACCCACCGGACTCCGCCCATGCGCCTCGCCTGCCTGCCCCTGCTGCTCACCCTCGCTGCACCGGCCTTCGCCGCGCCAGCCCCCTTTTTCATCTGGCAGAGCAAGCTGGATGGCGGACTGACCTGCGCCCAGACCCGCCCCGGCGATGGCTGGTTGCGCCTGGGCGGTCCCTTCCGTGACGCCGGCTGCCGCGTGCCCTACTGATATGCAGCACAGCGTCTCCCCGGTCGGCTACGTCCGCTCCTGCTTCAAGGAAAAATTCGCCATTCCCCGGCAGCCGCACCTGGCGCCGGCCGCCCGTGGCGTGCTGGAGCTGGTGCCGCCCTTCGACAGCGGCGAAGCGGTGGCGGGACTGGAGCAGGTCAGTCACGTCTGGCTCCTGTTCCTCTTCCACCAGGCCCTGGAGGAGAAGCCGAGGCTCAAGGTGCGACCGCCGCGCCTCGGCGGCAACCAGTCCATCGGCGTCTTCGCCACCCGCTCCACCCATCGCCCCAACGGCATCGGCCAGTCGGTGGTGAAGCTGGACAGGGTGGAGGCCGGCCGCCTCTGGCTATCGGGCATCGACCTGCTGGACGGCACGCCTATCCTGGATATCAAGCCCTACGTGCCCTATGCCGATCGCCAGGACGGGGCGCTGAACGCCATCGCTGACGCACCACCGGCGCTGATTCCCGTGGACTGGGCGCCCGAGGCGCTGGCCCAGGCCCATGAACACGGCTCGCGCCTGGCGCAGCCCCTGGTTGAGCTGGTGGAACAATGCCTGGCCCAGGACCCGCGCCCGGCTTACCAGAAGCCGGAACCCGGACGCCGCTATGGCGCCCGTTTCTGGGATGTGGATGTGCGCTGGCACTATCCGGAGCCCGGCCGCATCCGCGTGCTGGCGATCGAGCCGGGCTGACCGGGCGCACTGCCCTCAACGCGCGGCGTTGAGGGCCAGGGCGTCCGCTTCGATGCAGTCCTGCTGCAGGATCAGGGGTTCAATCAATGGCCGACTGGCGAGAAAGTGCGAGGTCCGCATATGGGCCTCGAACGCGGCCTCGTCGGTGTAGACCTCATAGAGCCAGACCAGATCGGGATCGCTGCGATCCCGCAATACGTCGAACACCAGGCAACCAGGCTCGTCACGCACGGAAGCGGCGGCGTTGATGCGCATGGCGTCCATGAAGGCGTCCAGGCTACCGGGACGCAGGCGGGTCTTGAGTAGAAGGCAGTACACGTTGAACTCCGTTTTGTCTTATATTCGCGAAAAATTGTATACAAAATTGGAGTCAGCGAAATGCCCAGTCGTCCCGGCCGTCTCAACGGCCTGCGCCACATCGCCATCGTCGTGCCCAACCTGGAGGAGTGCGAACGCTTCTACGTGGAGGTGCTGGGCATGGAAGTCCTGAACCGCGCCAACCAGGACCTCGTCTATCTCACCTGCGGCAACGACAACCTGTCCCTGGGGCGCTCGGACGTCCCCAGCAGCGGCGTACAGGCGGTGGATCACTACGGTTTCGTGGTGGACAGCCTCGAAGAACTGGAGGCCTGGTACCAGTACCTCAAGGCACAAGGCGTGACCCTGCTTGACCGTCCCTTCGCCCATGGCGACGGTGCCCACAGCTTCCATGTGCTGGACCCGGCGGGAAACAAGATCCAGCCCATCTACCACCCCGCCATTTCGGGGCAGCGCTTCAGCGCCCCGACCTGAAACGACGAAGCCCGCCGATGGGCGGGCTTCGTGTTGGCGACTGGCGCTTACTTCTCGACGAAGGCGCGCTCGATCAGGTAGTCGCCCGGCTCACGCATGCGCGGGGAGATCTTCAGGCCGAAGCTGTCCAGCACTTCACTGGTTTCGTCCAGCATGCTCGGGCTGCCGCAGATCATGGCGCGGTCGTCCTGCGGGTTGATCGGCGGCAGGCCGATGTCCCGGAACAGCTTGCCGCTGCGCATCAGGTCGGTCAGGCGGCCCTGGTTCTCGAAGGGCTCGCGGGTCACGGTGGGGTAGTAGATCAGCTTTTCCTTCACCGATTCGCCGAAGAATTCGTTCTTCGGCAGGTGCTCGGTGATGAACTCGCGATAGGCGACTTCGTTCACGTAGCGCACGCCATGGATCAGGATGACCTTCTCGAAACGCTCGTAGGTTTCCGGGTCCTGGATCACGCTCATGAAGGGCGCGAGGCCGGTGCCGGTGCTCAGCAGGTACAGGTGCTTGCCGGGATTCAGGTCGTCCAGGACCAGGGTGCCGGTGGGCTTCTTGCTGATGATGATCTCGTCACCTTCCTTCAGGTGCTGGAGCTGCGAGGTCAGCGGGCCGTCCGGTACCTTGATGCTGAAGAACTCCAGGTGCTCTTCCCAGTTCGGGCTGGCGATGGAGTAGGCGCGCATGAGCGGACGACCGTTGGGCTGCTGCAGGCCGATCATGACGAACTGGCCATTCTCGAAGCGCAGGCCCGGGTCGCGGGTGCACTTGAAGCTGAACAGCGTATCGTTCCAGTGATGAACGCTGAGAACGCGCTCCTGATTCATGTTGCTCATGTACGGGGCTCCGAAGAATTCAAGTCGCCAGCGCCGCCGATGGGGCGCGATTGCGCGACATTGTAGTGATCGCCACAATATCTGTTAACTGGATTATCAAGATATAGGTTATCGGTTATATCGATATGCGTTTCACACTCCGTCAATTGCAGGTCTTCGTCAGCGTCGCTCAGCAGGGCAACGTGTCCCGCGCGGCCGAATCACTGTCCCTGTCGCAGTCCGCAGCCAGCACCTCTCTGACGGAGCTGGAGCGGCAGTCCGGTTGCCAGCTGTTCGATCGCGCAGGCAAGCGCCTCAGTCTCAACGCCCTCGGCCGCCAGTTGCTGCCACAAGCGGTGGCCCTGCTGGACCAGGCCCGGGAGATCGAGGACCTGCTGAATGGCAAGTCCGGCTTCGGCTCCCTGGATGTGGGCGCCACCCTGACGGTGGGCAACTACCTGGCGACCTTGCTGATCGGCTCCTTCATGCAACGCCACCCGGAATGCCGAGTGAAGCTGCATGTGCAGAACACGGCGCATATCGTCCAGCAGATTGCGCTGCACGAACTTGATCTGGGTCTAATCGAAGGTGATTGCCAGCACCCGGAAATCGAGGTGCTGCCCTGGGTGGAGGACGAACTGGTGGTGTTCTGCGCCCCCCGGCATCCCCTTGCGCAGAAAGGCCAGGTGAGTCTGGAAGAGCTCAGCCGGGAGGCCTGGATCCTGCGGGAACAGGGCTCGGGCACACGCCTGACCTTCGACCAGGCGATGCGTCATCATCCGACTCCGCTGAACATCCGCCTGGAACTGGAACATACCGAAGCGATCAAGCGCGCCGTGGAGTCCGGACTGGGCATCAGCTGCATCTCGCGCCTCGCCCTGCGGGACGCCTTCCGGCGCGGCAGCCTGGTCCCGGTGGAAACCCCGGGAATCGACCTGCGCCGGCAGTTCTATTTCATCTGGCACCGTCAGAAGTACCAGACCGCCGCCATGCGCGAGTTCCTTGACCAGTGCCAGGCGCTGACCGAGGGGGTCAGGCGCAGCGACGAGATCGACCTGCCGCCCATCGCCTGAGGCATCACCCCAGCAGGATGGTGGCCCACACCACGGTGATCAGCGTCAGCGCCGTCAACTGAGCGGCACTGCCCATGTCCTTGGCATTCTTCGAAAGCGGGTGACGCTCCAGGGAAATGCGGTCGATGGCCGCCTCCACTGCGGAGTTCAGCAACTCGACGATCAGCGCCAGCAGGCAGACACCGATCATCAGGGCCCGCTCGCCCCGACTGACGTCGAGGAAGAAGGACAACGGGATCAGCACCAGGTTGATCAGCACCAGTTGGCGGAACGCGGCTTCACCGGTGAAGGCTGCACGCAGGCCGTCGAGCGAATAGCCGGCGGCGTTGAGGATACGTTTTAGGCCGGTCTGGCCTTTGAATGGCGACATAGGGAGGCTGGCTGTTGAATGGAAGCGCGCAGGCTAGCGCGGCGCGCCTCAAAAATGCGTGAAATACTGGCGATCAGGCCGAGGGAATCGATTCCATCTGTTGCAGCAACAGGGCCGCCTGGGTCCGGGTGCGCACATTGAGCTTGCGGAAGATGGCCGTCACATGGGCCTTTACCGTGGCCTCGGACACATGAAGTTCGAAGGCGATCTGCTTGTTCAGCAGGCCTTCGCACACCATGGTCAGTACCCGGAACTGCTGCGGCGTGAGGCTGGCCAACCCTTCGCTCGCCGCCTTGGCCTCAGCGGACAGGGCCTGGGCTTCCTCGATCTGCGGCGGCCACCAGGTGTCGCCGTCGAGCACCGCCCGTACGGCCGCCTGGATCACCTCGAGGGGACTGGATTTCGGGATGAACCCGCTGGCGCCGAACTCCCGGGAGCGCGCCACCACGGAGGCTTCTTCCTGGGCGGAGATCATGACCACGGGAATCTGCGGGTACTGGCCACGTAGCAACACCAGGCCGGAAAAGCCATAGGCACCGGGCATGTTCAGGTCCAGCAGGACCAGGTCCCAGTCGGCGCGTTCGGCCAGCCGGGTTTCCAGTTCGGCGATGCTCGCAGCCTCCACCAGCCGCACATCTGGACCGAGGCCAAGGGTCAGGGCCTGGTGCAAGGCGCTGCGGAACAGCGGGTGGTCATCGGCGATCAGGATTTCGTATGAGGCCATGGGCATGTCCTTGTTGTAATGGGCCCAGACAGGCTTCCCCATGGATGAAGGAAGCATTTCGGCTCGACGGGATACGCCAGCCAGGCCCGAAGCTTGATACGGGCAGGCCGTAAAGCGGCGCCCAGAATGCCGACCCGGAACGGGGTGGTCAAGTCGCGCGCTTTGCGGCAAAGTTCCCGGCTTTTCATGCCGAGAACCGCCATGCGAAGCCAAGCCCTGCGCGCCGATGTCCTGATGCTGATCACCGCTGCCATCTGGGGTGCGGCCTTCGTCGCGCAACGTCTGGGCATGGATGCCATCGGTCCGTTCCTCTACACCGGCCTGCGCTTCACGCTGGGAGCACTGGTGCTGCTTCCGTTGCTGCTGGTCCTGCCGAAACCGGCGGTGAAGCAACCCCTCAATCGCGGCATGCTGCTGGGCGGCCTGCTGATGGGGCTGGCGTTATCCCTGGGGATCAACCTTCAACAGGTCGGCCTGCTTTTCACCAGCGTCACCAACTCCGGCTTCATCACCGGCCTCTACGTCATCATAGTGCCGCT
This genomic window from Pseudomonas furukawaii contains:
- the tsaA gene encoding tRNA (N6-threonylcarbamoyladenosine(37)-N6)-methyltransferase TrmO, which produces MQHSVSPVGYVRSCFKEKFAIPRQPHLAPAARGVLELVPPFDSGEAVAGLEQVSHVWLLFLFHQALEEKPRLKVRPPRLGGNQSIGVFATRSTHRPNGIGQSVVKLDRVEAGRLWLSGIDLLDGTPILDIKPYVPYADRQDGALNAIADAPPALIPVDWAPEALAQAHEHGSRLAQPLVELVEQCLAQDPRPAYQKPEPGRRYGARFWDVDVRWHYPEPGRIRVLAIEPG
- a CDS encoding putative quinol monooxygenase, whose protein sequence is MYCLLLKTRLRPGSLDAFMDAMRINAAASVRDEPGCLVFDVLRDRSDPDLVWLYEVYTDEAAFEAHMRTSHFLASRPLIEPLILQQDCIEADALALNAAR
- a CDS encoding VOC family protein, whose product is MPSRPGRLNGLRHIAIVVPNLEECERFYVEVLGMEVLNRANQDLVYLTCGNDNLSLGRSDVPSSGVQAVDHYGFVVDSLEELEAWYQYLKAQGVTLLDRPFAHGDGAHSFHVLDPAGNKIQPIYHPAISGQRFSAPT
- the fpr gene encoding ferredoxin-NADP reductase, giving the protein MSNMNQERVLSVHHWNDTLFSFKCTRDPGLRFENGQFVMIGLQQPNGRPLMRAYSIASPNWEEHLEFFSIKVPDGPLTSQLQHLKEGDEIIISKKPTGTLVLDDLNPGKHLYLLSTGTGLAPFMSVIQDPETYERFEKVILIHGVRYVNEVAYREFITEHLPKNEFFGESVKEKLIYYPTVTREPFENQGRLTDLMRSGKLFRDIGLPPINPQDDRAMICGSPSMLDETSEVLDSFGLKISPRMREPGDYLIERAFVEK
- a CDS encoding LysR family transcriptional regulator: MRFTLRQLQVFVSVAQQGNVSRAAESLSLSQSAASTSLTELERQSGCQLFDRAGKRLSLNALGRQLLPQAVALLDQAREIEDLLNGKSGFGSLDVGATLTVGNYLATLLIGSFMQRHPECRVKLHVQNTAHIVQQIALHELDLGLIEGDCQHPEIEVLPWVEDELVVFCAPRHPLAQKGQVSLEELSREAWILREQGSGTRLTFDQAMRHHPTPLNIRLELEHTEAIKRAVESGLGISCISRLALRDAFRRGSLVPVETPGIDLRRQFYFIWHRQKYQTAAMREFLDQCQALTEGVRRSDEIDLPPIA
- a CDS encoding diacylglycerol kinase, whose translation is MSPFKGQTGLKRILNAAGYSLDGLRAAFTGEAAFRQLVLINLVLIPLSFFLDVSRGERALMIGVCLLALIVELLNSAVEAAIDRISLERHPLSKNAKDMGSAAQLTALTLITVVWATILLG
- the erdR gene encoding response regulator transcription factor ErdR, whose translation is MASYEILIADDHPLFRSALHQALTLGLGPDVRLVEAASIAELETRLAERADWDLVLLDLNMPGAYGFSGLVLLRGQYPQIPVVMISAQEEASVVARSREFGASGFIPKSSPLEVIQAAVRAVLDGDTWWPPQIEEAQALSAEAKAASEGLASLTPQQFRVLTMVCEGLLNKQIAFELHVSEATVKAHVTAIFRKLNVRTRTQAALLLQQMESIPSA